A genome region from Sulfurovum sp. TSL6 includes the following:
- a CDS encoding DUF1104 domain-containing protein, which produces MFNKDMNLHEKEKMMKYILTIAAMMASLYATDFTHMDTEKMMSMRGNVPMEQQEDFRKEMQKRMQSMTPQERQKYMKKSKNKKNNQGMTGNQGKGMMNDQSKGMMSQGQGMNQGQGMKTKQDQNMMMNKGKGMMNN; this is translated from the coding sequence TTGTTTAATAAAGATATGAATTTACATGAAAAGGAAAAAATGATGAAATATATATTAACAATAGCGGCGATGATGGCTTCGCTTTACGCAACAGACTTTACGCATATGGATACTGAAAAGATGATGAGTATGCGAGGCAATGTACCCATGGAACAACAAGAAGATTTCAGAAAAGAGATGCAAAAACGGATGCAATCCATGACACCTCAAGAGCGCCAAAAATATATGAAAAAAAGTAAAAACAAAAAGAATAATCAAGGAATGACGGGCAACCAAGGCAAAGGTATGATGAACGACCAGAGTAAAGGCATGATGAGTCAGGGTCAGGGCATGAATCAAGGTCAAGGTATGAAGACTAAGCAAGATCAAAACATGATGATGAATAAAGGCAAAGGTATGATGAACAATTAA
- a CDS encoding DUF5676 family membrane protein, with protein MNINAKKIGVSSAISFGILWIICSALVHFFPDPTMMITEYMLHADLSEIVWTLTFSSFSIGLLAWSTLAGISAWLIASIYNRL; from the coding sequence ATGAATATTAATGCGAAAAAAATAGGAGTTTCTAGTGCTATTTCTTTTGGGATACTTTGGATTATCTGTAGTGCTTTAGTGCATTTTTTTCCAGATCCTACGATGATGATTACTGAGTATATGCTGCATGCTGATTTAAGCGAGATTGTGTGGACGCTGACCTTTTCGAGTTTTTCAATTGGATTATTAGCTTGGTCTACTTTAGCAGGTATAAGTGCTTGGCTGATAGCCTCTATATACAACAGGTTGTAA
- a CDS encoding TolC family protein codes for MHIILLTILSIGIVHAQSIQQLINNAIEAHPSLQAIEHRLSAMDEKIALSQNFSNPDLSFTINDIQLGDPFSRDLEPMQYQAINFKQKFPWFGKLDARKTYTEAQKNVILNSYDAAKVKLAEEIRMTVYTIKEIEARIDIVKKYIEVSQQNIKLYTSYASTESKSHTNSMNASLLLTKVKIKAANYKAMLKTQKAKLKYLVNANINSISTTLTMKKPKSLHYYLAKLENNPVYHMSLSQKSVADANREIQSLDTMPDPYVKVGYFSRNDFNDFASITIGATIPLYGSEKLKTEAARKEVLAAASASLDYQSSLESDIETMYAKLIEAHTIYNILNHETLPQLEHMFELTQASIQQGGDLFAYTNLLEQKLDLEEESISIKAEYFRTQAKLKSLIGEL; via the coding sequence ATGCATATCATACTCTTAACTATACTATCTATAGGTATAGTGCATGCACAAAGTATACAGCAACTTATTAATAATGCGATAGAAGCACATCCATCCCTGCAAGCTATTGAACATCGCCTTTCTGCCATGGATGAGAAAATTGCACTGTCTCAGAACTTTTCAAATCCGGATCTATCCTTTACCATTAATGACATACAACTTGGAGATCCTTTCAGTAGAGACCTTGAACCCATGCAGTATCAAGCCATCAATTTTAAACAAAAATTCCCTTGGTTTGGTAAGTTAGATGCACGTAAAACATATACAGAAGCTCAAAAAAACGTTATCCTTAATTCCTATGATGCAGCTAAGGTTAAACTTGCCGAAGAGATACGAATGACTGTATATACTATAAAAGAGATAGAAGCACGTATCGATATAGTAAAAAAATATATTGAAGTATCACAACAGAACATCAAACTTTACACTTCATATGCTTCAACAGAAAGTAAGAGCCATACCAATAGTATGAATGCCAGTTTACTTCTGACCAAAGTCAAAATAAAAGCTGCCAACTATAAGGCGATGCTTAAAACTCAAAAAGCAAAACTCAAGTACTTGGTGAACGCTAACATAAATTCAATCTCAACTACACTAACCATGAAAAAGCCTAAAAGTTTACACTATTACCTTGCTAAACTTGAAAACAATCCAGTCTACCATATGAGTCTTTCTCAAAAAAGTGTTGCTGATGCGAACAGAGAGATACAATCTCTCGATACAATGCCTGATCCTTATGTAAAAGTGGGATATTTTAGTCGTAATGACTTTAATGACTTTGCAAGCATTACGATAGGTGCCACTATCCCGCTTTATGGTAGTGAAAAATTAAAAACTGAAGCTGCCCGTAAAGAAGTCCTAGCTGCTGCCAGTGCCTCTTTGGACTATCAGTCATCATTAGAAAGTGACATTGAAACTATGTATGCAAAACTCATCGAAGCACATACTATCTATAACATTTTAAACCATGAAACTTTGCCTCAACTCGAACACATGTTTGAACTTACACAAGCAAGTATACAACAAGGTGGAGATCTCTTCGCCTATACAAACCTTCTTGAACAAAAACTAGACTTAGAAGAAGAAAGTATTTCTATAAAAGCGGAATACTTTAGAACACAAGCAAAATTAAAATCACTCATAGGAGAATTATAA
- a CDS encoding cation diffusion facilitator family transporter has product MNNEMKSAHFSHGMPTGDARALKITGWLTGIYFIIEISIGYWSGSVAVISDAFHTFSAVGGVLIALTAGYYSTRPASQYATFGLIRAEIIGALFNGLFLLLMALYVFWMGYQRLRAPIEIPTGPMLWAAAGGLATEIYALWLLFGKQKNNLNMKGAIWHIIQTFVGSFIIIIAALVIKFTGFYQIDPILGMLFGVVLFWASWGIIREATNILLQTVPEDFNLAKMVKSIEKFNTVENVHHTHVWALTSGKNIVSMHVLVKDTTDQKEVLKEIHNLLKKDFSVYFSTIQIETECLDDKEASDIAVNVYSSYSNHVQNTKNKT; this is encoded by the coding sequence ATGAACAATGAAATGAAAAGTGCACATTTCAGTCACGGCATGCCTACAGGTGATGCACGCGCCTTAAAAATAACCGGATGGCTGACCGGTATATATTTTATCATTGAAATTAGCATAGGATACTGGAGCGGTTCAGTAGCGGTCATTTCAGATGCTTTTCATACCTTCTCAGCTGTTGGCGGTGTTTTGATTGCCCTGACGGCAGGGTACTACTCCACTCGACCAGCTTCTCAATATGCAACTTTTGGTTTGATCCGTGCTGAAATCATCGGTGCACTCTTTAACGGACTCTTTTTACTTCTTATGGCACTCTATGTTTTTTGGATGGGATACCAACGTCTTCGTGCTCCGATCGAAATCCCTACCGGACCTATGCTATGGGCTGCAGCCGGTGGGCTTGCGACTGAGATTTATGCATTATGGCTGTTATTTGGAAAACAAAAGAACAATCTTAATATGAAAGGAGCGATCTGGCACATCATACAAACTTTTGTAGGTAGCTTCATTATTATTATTGCGGCTCTTGTCATCAAATTCACAGGTTTTTATCAGATCGATCCGATTTTAGGAATGCTGTTTGGAGTAGTTTTATTCTGGGCTTCATGGGGCATCATACGTGAAGCAACAAATATTCTTCTGCAAACTGTTCCTGAAGATTTTAATCTGGCTAAAATGGTAAAAAGCATAGAAAAATTTAATACAGTTGAGAATGTACACCACACACATGTTTGGGCTTTAACCAGCGGAAAAAATATTGTATCAATGCATGTGCTTGTCAAAGACACAACAGATCAAAAAGAGGTACTTAAAGAAATCCATAATTTGTTGAAAAAAGATTTTTCAGTCTATTTTTCTACGATACAGATTGAAACAGAGTGTTTGGACGACAAAGAGGCATCTGATATAGCCGTCAATGTATACTCATCCTACAGTAATCATGTACAAAACACAAAGAATAAAACATGA
- a CDS encoding copper resistance system multicopper oxidase gives MQRRTFVKGIAVASIMGMTTTSIDARPTRKNINNRNILTGNEFFLDIDYTPVNFTGASAVATTINGQIPGPTLVWKEGETVTLHVTNHLKKSSSIHWHGIILPAGMDGVPEISYDGIAPGETFTYTFKVQQHGTYWYHSHSEFQEQTGMYGTIVIKPRKREPFAYDKDYVVLLSDWSDEKPETIYKKLKQMSHYYNFSRRTVGTFLDEVKEKGFSNAFSDRKMWNEMRMNDRDLSDVTGYTYTFLMNGKNPATQFKALFNKGEKIRLRFVNASAMTFFDVRIPGLKMTVVAADGNHVKPVSIDEFRIGVAETYDVIVEPDEHKAYALFAQSIDRSGYAMGSLTPKTSMLAKAPAMDPRPVLTHTDMGMDMGQMDHGEGMKCGSGMMSSKKDLEKDKYTKMGSQRYPITQLPMERGLQTTMKAVAPKYRLDDPGVGLRNNGRKVLTYADLKNRYSTRKAKKPDREIILHLTGNMERYMWSINGIKYADSKPLAFYYGERIRITFINDTMMNHPMHLHGMWSDLETGDDNHLVRKHTVVVQPGAKISYRVTVDARDAWAYHCHMLYHMAGMFRKVVVV, from the coding sequence ATGCAAAGAAGAACATTTGTCAAAGGAATAGCGGTTGCTTCCATTATGGGAATGACAACTACAAGCATCGACGCTAGACCTACACGAAAAAATATAAATAACCGTAATATCCTTACGGGAAATGAATTTTTTCTGGACATCGACTATACCCCGGTGAACTTCACAGGCGCAAGCGCTGTAGCCACTACCATCAATGGACAGATACCGGGTCCCACCCTGGTTTGGAAAGAAGGTGAAACTGTCACACTGCATGTGACCAATCATTTAAAAAAAAGCTCTTCTATTCACTGGCACGGCATCATTTTGCCTGCCGGTATGGATGGTGTTCCCGAGATCAGTTATGACGGTATTGCTCCGGGAGAGACGTTTACCTATACCTTTAAAGTACAGCAGCACGGAACCTACTGGTATCACAGTCACTCAGAATTTCAAGAGCAAACAGGGATGTATGGCACCATCGTCATCAAGCCACGGAAAAGAGAGCCGTTTGCCTATGACAAAGACTATGTTGTACTGCTTTCTGACTGGAGTGATGAAAAACCGGAAACGATCTATAAAAAACTCAAACAAATGAGCCACTACTATAACTTTTCTCGAAGGACGGTAGGTACTTTTCTGGATGAAGTGAAAGAAAAAGGCTTTTCAAATGCGTTTTCTGACCGAAAAATGTGGAATGAGATGCGTATGAATGACCGGGACCTCTCTGATGTCACAGGATATACCTATACGTTTTTGATGAATGGAAAAAATCCTGCAACCCAATTTAAAGCACTTTTTAACAAAGGGGAAAAGATACGTCTGCGTTTTGTCAATGCATCGGCCATGACATTCTTTGATGTACGTATACCCGGACTCAAAATGACCGTAGTAGCTGCAGATGGCAATCATGTCAAACCTGTAAGCATCGATGAGTTTCGTATCGGGGTAGCAGAAACCTATGATGTCATAGTAGAGCCTGATGAGCATAAAGCCTATGCCCTATTTGCACAGAGTATCGACCGTTCAGGGTATGCCATGGGGTCACTCACACCGAAAACTTCTATGTTGGCAAAGGCACCTGCCATGGATCCCCGACCTGTTCTCACCCACACCGATATGGGAATGGATATGGGCCAAATGGATCACGGAGAAGGCATGAAATGCGGTTCAGGTATGATGTCTTCTAAAAAAGACTTGGAAAAAGACAAATATACAAAGATGGGGTCACAGAGGTATCCTATCACTCAACTGCCTATGGAACGCGGATTACAAACGACCATGAAGGCTGTAGCACCCAAATACAGACTGGACGATCCCGGAGTAGGGCTGAGAAATAATGGCCGAAAAGTACTGACCTATGCAGATCTGAAGAACAGATACTCCACGCGTAAAGCCAAAAAACCCGACAGAGAGATCATTTTACACCTCACAGGCAATATGGAACGTTATATGTGGTCAATCAATGGTATTAAGTATGCCGACTCCAAACCTTTGGCATTCTACTATGGTGAACGTATACGCATTACATTTATTAACGATACCATGATGAACCACCCCATGCATCTGCATGGCATGTGGAGTGACCTGGAAACGGGTGACGATAACCATTTGGTAAGAAAACATACAGTCGTTGTACAGCCGGGTGCCAAGATAAGTTACAGGGTGACCGTTGATGCCAGAGATGCATGGGCATACCACTGTCATATGCTTTATCATATGGCCGGTATGTTTAGAAAAGTGGTAGTGGTATAA
- a CDS encoding efflux RND transporter periplasmic adaptor subunit has product MLKNITLLVASAFILSSTLLAESTMKTVKQVNVTEESAVTKNVPKKEIKTSAMKCETGKCSSGDANKSKVIPKKEIAPTKSTVKQLFNVKTVVVKELSTAKEKVNYGYIVAEDSAMVDVLTWYNGFVEELYADTLYKKVKKGDALAKVYSPEVYKAKQDYLNSINYNKKTSMPEMLESAKIKLKLLGVDEKEIKCIETDKYADIYTTVYAPISGWIFEKNINQGASFTSKKRLFKIVNLEKVWMEVKLFQEELKMLPMLENFMVKPKGVEKTFKAHKSLLYPMLDTKEATATLRLVLNNDSQESLRPGMYAKVHATAKSKKRLLIPRTAAMRKNGIWYAFLATEFKGEYEPVIINVKPLDNKYFEVTKGLHAGETLVNNALFMMDSDAQINGIY; this is encoded by the coding sequence ATGTTAAAAAACATCACTCTTTTAGTCGCATCGGCTTTCATATTAAGCTCTACACTTTTGGCAGAAAGTACCATGAAGACTGTGAAGCAGGTAAACGTAACAGAGGAAAGTGCTGTTACAAAAAACGTACCCAAAAAAGAGATTAAGACTTCTGCTATGAAATGCGAAACAGGAAAATGTTCTTCCGGAGATGCCAATAAATCAAAAGTTATTCCAAAGAAAGAAATCGCGCCAACAAAATCAACAGTAAAACAACTTTTCAATGTCAAAACTGTCGTAGTCAAAGAGCTTAGTACTGCTAAAGAAAAAGTCAACTATGGCTATATCGTTGCAGAAGATTCAGCTATGGTAGATGTACTTACTTGGTACAATGGTTTTGTAGAAGAGCTTTACGCTGATACGCTTTATAAAAAAGTAAAAAAGGGTGATGCGCTGGCAAAAGTCTATTCACCAGAAGTATACAAAGCAAAACAAGACTACTTAAATTCTATCAATTACAATAAAAAGACCTCCATGCCTGAAATGCTTGAAAGTGCAAAAATAAAACTTAAACTCCTCGGTGTAGATGAAAAAGAGATTAAATGTATAGAAACGGATAAATATGCAGATATATATACAACTGTCTATGCACCTATTTCTGGTTGGATCTTTGAAAAAAATATCAATCAAGGTGCATCGTTTACATCAAAAAAAAGACTCTTTAAGATTGTAAATCTAGAAAAAGTATGGATGGAAGTGAAACTCTTTCAAGAAGAACTAAAAATGCTACCGATGCTAGAGAATTTCATGGTAAAGCCCAAAGGTGTGGAAAAAACATTCAAAGCACACAAATCACTACTCTATCCTATGCTTGACACTAAAGAAGCCACAGCAACACTGCGTCTTGTTTTAAACAATGATTCACAAGAGAGTTTAAGACCCGGCATGTATGCAAAGGTGCATGCTACTGCAAAATCAAAAAAACGTTTGCTTATCCCACGTACAGCAGCTATGCGTAAAAATGGTATATGGTATGCATTTCTTGCGACAGAATTCAAAGGTGAATATGAACCAGTCATCATTAATGTTAAACCATTGGATAACAAATATTTTGAAGTTACCAAAGGTTTACATGCAGGTGAAACACTTGTGAACAATGCTCTCTTCATGATGGATTCTGATGCACAAATAAACGGGATATATTGA
- a CDS encoding heavy metal-binding domain-containing protein: MGQDFYVCPLHPETHQDHPGICTKCSITKRGDYPS, from the coding sequence ATCGGCCAGGACTTTTACGTCTGTCCCTTACATCCCGAGACACATCAGGATCATCCGGGAATATGCACCAAGTGCAGCATAACGAAGAGAGGAGATTACCCATCATGA
- a CDS encoding copper resistance protein B: protein MKKIVLNLMAMIALGQTAQASMEDDPLVTMFLMDRFEVLDNDENTRVWEGSFWIGYDINKLYIYSEGEATSDGLESSQNELVYSRAVAPFWDVQIGLAYDKNDDASKTWGEIAISGLAPYYFETRAALLVNGDGNIGLRLDAEYEALLTQKLILTPSLEADLYTKDDPDLHIGSGLSNIEAGLRLRYEFIREFAPYIGVTWEKTFGNTREYNPIDETSLMVGVRFWF, encoded by the coding sequence ATGAAAAAAATAGTATTAAATTTGATGGCTATGATCGCCCTGGGGCAAACTGCACAGGCAAGTATGGAGGATGACCCATTGGTCACCATGTTCCTTATGGATCGATTTGAAGTACTGGACAATGATGAAAATACCAGAGTGTGGGAAGGCAGCTTTTGGATAGGCTACGATATCAATAAACTCTACATCTACAGTGAAGGGGAAGCGACTTCTGACGGCTTGGAGTCAAGCCAAAATGAACTGGTCTATTCCAGGGCTGTAGCACCGTTTTGGGATGTACAGATAGGGTTGGCCTATGACAAAAATGATGATGCATCCAAAACATGGGGAGAGATCGCGATTTCAGGTTTGGCACCTTACTACTTTGAGACAAGAGCAGCTCTGCTTGTCAATGGAGATGGGAATATCGGTTTACGTTTAGATGCAGAGTATGAAGCACTGCTGACACAGAAACTGATACTCACACCATCACTCGAAGCAGATCTCTACACAAAAGACGATCCGGATTTGCACATTGGTTCCGGACTCTCCAACATAGAAGCAGGATTACGGTTACGCTATGAATTTATACGTGAATTTGCACCCTATATCGGTGTCACCTGGGAAAAGACATTTGGAAATACCCGCGAATACAATCCTATAGATGAAACCAGTTTAATGGTGGGTGTGAGGTTTTGGTTTTAA
- a CDS encoding copper-translocating P-type ATPase → MKHNTDHSEHHDHHSHMAADFRKRFWISLVLTLPILVLSPLLQNLVGLRETISFSGDLYLLFGLSSAVFWYGGWPFLKGLFNELKSLQPGMMTLVAVAITTAYLYSSAVVFGLTGKMFFWELATLVDIMLLGHWIEMKSVMGASKALEALAKLMPSDAHKLMPDGSVKDVPLGELAVGDRVLIKPGEKIPADGIIVKGESSVNEAMLTGESTPVTKISGAEVIGGAINGEGSLTIEVKGTGKDSFLSQVIDLVKQAQQSKSKTQNLANTAAVWLTIIALGGGAVTFFIWLGFMGKEFAFAIERSVTVMVISCPHALGLAVPLVVAVSTALAAGNGLLIRNRTAFESARKLQAVIFDKTGTLTEGRFGVTDTLMLAQDIDEETLHRYAAAVDANSEHPIAKAIAASAEKKLPVENFKSIPGKGAQGRVEGKEIKVVSPGYLREQNIELDEQHIEPLQAQGKTVVFVLVDEQLKGAIALADIVRPEAKQAINALKALNIRCMMLTGDNKATAQWVSEQIGLDEYFAEVLPQDKAEKVKEVQARGVLVAMTGDGVNDAPALAQADVGIAIGAGSDVAVETADVILVRSNPLDVVAIVQLSRATYQKMIQNLIWATGYNAVAIPLAAGVLYSWGVLLSPAIGAVLMAASTVIVAINARLLKIKR, encoded by the coding sequence ATGAAACACAATACTGACCATTCAGAGCACCATGATCATCATAGCCACATGGCGGCGGATTTCCGCAAGCGTTTCTGGATCTCGCTGGTCCTGACCCTACCGATTCTCGTTCTTTCGCCACTGCTGCAAAATCTGGTCGGTCTGCGCGAAACCATCTCTTTCTCCGGCGACCTCTATCTTCTATTTGGGCTATCATCGGCAGTCTTTTGGTACGGCGGCTGGCCATTCCTTAAAGGTTTGTTCAATGAGCTCAAATCCTTGCAGCCTGGCATGATGACATTGGTTGCCGTTGCCATTACCACTGCCTACCTCTACAGCAGCGCAGTCGTGTTTGGACTGACCGGCAAAATGTTTTTCTGGGAACTGGCGACACTTGTTGACATTATGCTGCTGGGCCACTGGATCGAGATGAAGTCGGTGATGGGTGCCTCAAAGGCCCTGGAGGCCCTAGCCAAACTCATGCCTTCCGATGCCCATAAACTAATGCCTGACGGCAGCGTAAAGGACGTTCCTCTTGGCGAACTAGCAGTGGGCGATAGGGTGCTGATCAAACCCGGTGAGAAGATCCCCGCCGACGGTATCATCGTGAAGGGCGAAAGCTCGGTCAATGAGGCGATGCTTACCGGCGAGTCTACTCCTGTCACTAAAATAAGTGGTGCCGAGGTCATTGGCGGCGCAATCAACGGTGAAGGCTCGTTGACCATCGAGGTCAAAGGCACAGGAAAGGACTCGTTTCTGTCACAGGTCATCGACCTGGTCAAGCAAGCTCAGCAAAGCAAGTCAAAGACCCAGAATCTGGCCAACACTGCGGCGGTGTGGCTCACAATCATTGCTCTGGGTGGTGGTGCCGTCACCTTTTTCATCTGGCTGGGTTTTATGGGCAAGGAATTTGCCTTTGCTATCGAACGTAGCGTCACTGTCATGGTCATTAGCTGCCCGCATGCCCTCGGTCTGGCTGTGCCGCTGGTGGTGGCCGTATCTACGGCATTGGCCGCAGGCAATGGCCTCTTGATCCGTAATCGTACTGCTTTCGAAAGCGCGCGGAAACTGCAAGCTGTCATTTTTGACAAGACCGGTACGCTGACAGAGGGGCGCTTTGGCGTGACAGATACACTGATGCTTGCACAGGACATTGATGAAGAGACATTGCACCGATACGCCGCTGCTGTGGATGCGAATTCCGAACATCCTATTGCCAAGGCTATTGCCGCTTCCGCTGAAAAGAAACTGCCGGTCGAAAACTTTAAAAGTATCCCTGGAAAAGGTGCGCAAGGCAGGGTCGAGGGTAAGGAGATCAAGGTGGTTAGTCCCGGCTACCTGCGTGAACAGAATATCGAACTTGATGAGCAGCATATTGAGCCTCTGCAAGCTCAGGGGAAAACAGTCGTCTTCGTCCTAGTCGACGAACAGTTGAAAGGCGCGATTGCCCTTGCCGATATCGTACGGCCCGAAGCGAAACAGGCGATCAATGCGCTAAAGGCACTGAACATACGCTGCATGATGCTCACAGGCGATAACAAGGCGACGGCCCAGTGGGTCTCGGAGCAGATCGGGCTAGATGAATATTTCGCCGAAGTCCTGCCACAGGACAAGGCCGAAAAAGTGAAAGAGGTCCAGGCCCGAGGGGTACTGGTAGCCATGACTGGTGACGGTGTAAACGACGCTCCTGCGCTGGCTCAGGCTGATGTAGGAATCGCTATCGGTGCAGGTTCTGATGTGGCGGTAGAAACCGCCGATGTGATACTGGTACGGAGCAATCCACTGGATGTTGTAGCTATCGTGCAGCTTTCCCGCGCCACATATCAAAAAATGATCCAAAACTTGATCTGGGCCACGGGATACAACGCTGTCGCCATTCCTCTAGCAGCAGGCGTGTTGTACTCATGGGGTGTACTTCTCTCTCCTGCAATAGGTGCGGTATTGATGGCCGCAAGTACGGTAATCGTTGCTATTAATGCTCGATTGCTGAAAATTAAACGGTGA
- a CDS encoding SHOCT domain-containing protein, translating into MNYFNHGWGMGFGWLVPLLIIGIIFYFLQDKKKDKKSSAQDILDKRYANGDISKEEYEEKSRHLSEHE; encoded by the coding sequence ATGAATTATTTTAATCACGGTTGGGGTATGGGCTTTGGGTGGTTAGTTCCACTCTTAATCATAGGTATTATTTTCTATTTTTTACAAGATAAGAAAAAAGATAAAAAATCATCTGCACAAGATATTTTAGATAAACGCTATGCCAATGGCGACATCAGCAAAGAAGAATATGAAGAGAAATCAAGGCATTTAAGTGAGCACGAATAA
- a CDS encoding class I SAM-dependent methyltransferase, producing MAFSKIELVNLYNKRAQYYDFTANLYYLIGYREYYYRKKTIEALNLKEGDTVLEIACGTGLNFSLLHDAVGPSGKIIGLDVTDKMLEQAQKRIESKNWKNVELINADATQFKFPKGLNGVFSTFAITLIPEYEQVIKKGSESLVSGGRFAILDFKKPENRPMWIIKLLARAMRPFGVTLDLADRHPWEAIEKYFQINYFQEFYFGFSYLSVGEARKGS from the coding sequence ATGGCTTTTAGTAAGATAGAACTTGTCAATTTGTATAATAAAAGAGCACAATATTACGACTTTACTGCAAACCTGTATTATCTCATTGGATACAGAGAATATTATTATAGAAAGAAAACTATAGAAGCTCTTAATCTCAAAGAAGGCGATACTGTATTGGAAATAGCATGCGGAACAGGTCTGAACTTTTCTTTACTCCATGATGCAGTAGGACCAAGCGGTAAAATTATCGGTCTTGACGTCACAGACAAAATGCTTGAGCAGGCTCAAAAACGCATTGAGTCAAAGAACTGGAAGAATGTAGAACTCATAAATGCCGATGCGACCCAATTTAAATTCCCGAAAGGTTTAAATGGTGTATTCTCGACATTTGCCATAACACTAATTCCCGAATATGAACAGGTAATTAAAAAAGGAAGTGAATCACTTGTATCAGGGGGTCGGTTTGCAATCCTTGACTTTAAAAAACCAGAAAATCGTCCAATGTGGATTATAAAACTACTAGCCCGCGCAATGAGACCGTTTGGTGTGACTCTTGATCTTGCAGACCGACATCCGTGGGAAGCTATCGAAAAGTATTTTCAGATAAACTATTTTCAAGAGTTCTACTTTGGTTTCAGTTATCTCTCCGTCGGTGAAGCGAGAAAAGGTAGTTAG
- a CDS encoding ion channel, whose translation MLITLSVTLVLVILCVILHYEAMRIMQRAGNWLHGNNAWHRWHLSILVCGLLLAHVLEVMLFGLTYCGLINGNTYGAIVGSQSPGLAECTYFSFANYTSLGYGDLVPSGPLRFMAGMEALTGLVLITWTASFMYLQMRRIWERDTP comes from the coding sequence ATGCTGATTACACTAAGTGTTACATTGGTACTGGTTATTCTATGTGTTATCCTGCACTATGAGGCCATGCGGATCATGCAACGGGCAGGTAACTGGTTACATGGAAACAATGCCTGGCATCGCTGGCATTTATCGATCCTGGTATGCGGTTTGCTACTTGCCCACGTGCTTGAGGTGATGCTGTTCGGTTTGACCTATTGTGGGTTAATTAACGGCAACACTTACGGCGCGATTGTTGGCAGCCAGTCCCCCGGCCTTGCTGAATGCACCTACTTCTCGTTCGCTAATTACACCTCGCTGGGTTATGGTGATCTGGTGCCGTCTGGACCGTTGCGTTTTATGGCTGGTATGGAGGCACTCACTGGTCTGGTATTGATTACCTGGACGGCATCCTTTATGTATTTGCAGATGCGGCGCATCTGGGAACGCGACACACCCTGA
- a CDS encoding DUF302 domain-containing protein codes for MPEISVYLPCRISVYENNGMTALSTIGVEEIINAVETKEEFKTYMIIHFENLKRVMRSWDT; via the coding sequence CTGCCGGAAATTTCTGTCTATCTTCCCTGTAGGATATCTGTGTATGAAAATAATGGCATGACAGCATTGTCAACTATTGGAGTGGAAGAAATTATTAATGCTGTTGAAACAAAGGAAGAGTTTAAAACATACATGATTATACACTTTGAAAATCTAAAACGAGTGATGCGCAGTTGGGATACATAG